From a region of the Synechococcus sp. PCC 7502 genome:
- the cruF gene encoding gamma-carotene 1'-hydroxylase CruF, producing the protein MRRVTTQWLALSIHLSAMLFGLAGLLLVLPHPEFIENLSELGLQIFSFGMSGGGAFYMIVGAIAVSIYGWKTLGAKRLLTFLIPSVGISLTSELLGTSTGFPFGKYGYLSGLGAKINDLVPFTIPLSWFYMGFVCFVIANVSLRYGNHWMHRLEAIALGALMLTSWDFVLDPAMSQARYPFWEWGQYGAFFGMPLQNFAGWMGTGALFMTVAAIMGGKDSQPVLTKQQLTFPVVMYLGNFTFALVLSLSAGIYIPVLLGLLLGVAPVLGLWKLAPDQDLTLPLVFTPKSANSIISTPELQITALSPKK; encoded by the coding sequence ATGAGGCGCGTAACAACACAATGGCTGGCTTTATCGATTCACCTATCAGCTATGCTTTTTGGTCTGGCAGGGTTACTGTTAGTGCTGCCCCATCCTGAATTTATTGAAAATCTCTCTGAATTAGGCTTACAAATTTTCTCCTTTGGGATGTCAGGTGGCGGTGCTTTTTATATGATTGTGGGGGCGATCGCAGTTTCAATCTATGGGTGGAAAACCCTAGGGGCAAAGCGACTACTAACATTTTTAATTCCCTCTGTCGGTATTTCTTTGACCAGCGAATTACTGGGAACAAGTACAGGCTTTCCCTTTGGTAAGTATGGTTATCTCAGTGGACTGGGGGCAAAAATTAATGATTTAGTGCCATTTACGATTCCGCTTTCGTGGTTTTATATGGGGTTTGTGTGCTTTGTAATTGCCAATGTGTCTTTGCGTTACGGTAATCATTGGATGCACAGATTAGAGGCGATCGCCCTTGGGGCATTGATGTTAACTTCTTGGGATTTTGTGCTTGATCCAGCCATGAGCCAAGCCCGTTATCCTTTCTGGGAATGGGGACAGTATGGCGCATTTTTTGGTATGCCTTTGCAAAACTTTGCGGGATGGATGGGAACAGGTGCCTTATTTATGACTGTTGCCGCAATTATGGGTGGTAAGGATTCTCAGCCCGTATTAACTAAGCAACAACTTACTTTCCCCGTAGTTATGTATCTGGGTAACTTTACCTTTGCTTTGGTATTGAGCTTATCCGCAGGAATTTATATCCCCGTATTGCTAGGCTTGTTATTAGGCGTTGCTCCAGTCTTGGGTTTATGGAAATTAGCTCCAGATCAAGATTTGACTCTTCCATTGGTATTCACGCCTAAATCGGCAAATTCAATTATCTCGACTCCTGAATTACAAATAACGGCTCTAAGTCCTAAAAAATGA
- a CDS encoding NDP-sugar synthase — protein sequence MQAIIIAGGKGTRLKPLTFGCPKPMLPLLDRPFLEWMVSRCRAVGITDILINVHYQAHQVVNYFRDGDRFGVQIRYIEESTPLDTAGAIKLAEPYFTGESLIIFNADILTDLNLAELIKFHQTNQAAVTLALKTVEDITPFGLVELDQNSQVLAFREKPTPAQAVDFLAKGINTINAGTYVIEPRVFTDYPVGEPLSFERVVFPEALKQGLKMMGFVSDGYWMDLGTPQKYYQAHIDILQELIPYDLGSIAHSPSAGIWIANRAEVHPDAKLESPCFIGDRSYILSNAMIPANTVIGANCLVNRGISSGIYANGSMLL from the coding sequence ATGCAAGCCATAATTATTGCTGGTGGTAAAGGTACAAGGCTAAAGCCCCTAACCTTTGGATGCCCTAAGCCCATGTTACCTCTTTTAGATCGCCCATTTTTAGAATGGATGGTCAGTCGCTGCAGGGCTGTGGGTATTACGGATATTTTGATCAATGTGCATTACCAAGCGCATCAAGTGGTTAATTATTTTAGGGATGGCGATCGCTTTGGAGTCCAAATTCGCTACATTGAAGAATCTACACCTTTAGATACCGCAGGGGCAATTAAATTAGCAGAACCATATTTCACGGGTGAGTCCCTAATTATTTTTAATGCCGATATTCTCACAGATTTAAATTTAGCGGAGTTGATTAAATTTCACCAAACTAACCAAGCTGCTGTTACCCTTGCGCTTAAGACTGTTGAGGACATTACCCCCTTTGGTTTAGTCGAATTAGATCAAAATTCACAAGTCTTAGCATTTCGAGAAAAACCAACCCCCGCGCAAGCTGTAGATTTTCTTGCAAAAGGAATTAATACGATCAATGCTGGCACCTATGTCATTGAGCCTAGGGTTTTTACCGATTATCCCGTGGGTGAGCCTCTTAGTTTTGAAAGAGTAGTATTTCCAGAGGCTTTGAAACAGGGCTTAAAAATGATGGGCTTTGTCTCTGATGGCTATTGGATGGATTTGGGTACGCCGCAAAAATATTATCAAGCTCATATCGATATTTTACAGGAATTAATTCCCTACGATTTAGGATCGATCGCCCATAGTCCGAGTGCGGGGATTTGGATAGCTAATCGAGCCGAAGTTCATCCCGATGCCAAGTTAGAGTCTCCATGTTTTATTGGCGATCGCAGTTATATTTTAAGTAATGCCATGATTCCAGCTAATACAGTTATTGGGGCAAATTGCTTAGTTAATCGTGGTATTAGTTCGGGAATTTATGCCAATGGTTCTATGCTGCTTTAG
- a CDS encoding DUF3155 domain-containing protein, whose translation MARRRKRKSRRRQEGRKILEHIPQFNIDSGEDKPVTAARKFIHSAGILPPALLLVRRNEHTTDRYFWAEKGLFGAQYVEENHFLFPSLKPPEEREEFEMVASMR comes from the coding sequence TTGGCAAGAAGACGCAAGCGCAAAAGCAGACGTCGCCAAGAAGGGCGTAAGATTCTGGAGCATATTCCTCAGTTTAATATTGACAGTGGTGAAGACAAGCCAGTTACTGCGGCTCGTAAGTTTATCCACTCGGCGGGAATATTGCCACCAGCACTACTTTTGGTAAGACGTAACGAACATACCACTGATCGCTATTTCTGGGCGGAAAAGGGACTATTTGGGGCGCAGTATGTTGAAGAAAATCATTTTTTATTCCCCAGCTTAAAGCCTCCTGAAGAAAGAGAAGAATTTGAGATGGTGGCGAGTATGCGCTAA
- the tyrS gene encoding tyrosine--tRNA ligase — translation MDSLNLLQRGVVEVFPNNANENLAARISESGGTHNEGNRPLRIKLGIDPTRPDLHLGHTVALRKLRQFQDAGHIAVLIIGDFTAQIGDPTGKSEARPRLIPDEVTHNAQTYLEQAKKVLDFSSDRLELRYNSDWLGKLNLQDITTLLSSMTVGQMLAKEGFAERYEKGTPIYLHEFLYPLMQGYDSVAIASDVELGGTDQKFNILVGRDLQIKEHKQGQLGMLLPLLVGLDGVQKMSKSLDNYVGLTEDPLSMYSKLEKVPDALVKSYFELLTDIDITSLSSNPRENQKKLALTIVSQYHSLEVALQAQQDAEKIVLAGNTTDLGEIPEFALDRITFPVPLFYLLKVSNLCKSNSESLSQINNGAVRLAGQKIQNPEFSFSSAQELTGKVLQVGKKKFLRLI, via the coding sequence ATGGATTCTCTAAATTTATTACAACGTGGTGTAGTCGAAGTATTTCCTAACAATGCTAATGAAAATCTAGCGGCAAGAATTAGTGAGAGCGGCGGAACGCATAACGAAGGTAATCGTCCCCTCAGAATTAAACTTGGTATTGATCCCACCCGTCCCGACTTACACTTAGGACATACCGTTGCCTTAAGAAAATTACGTCAATTTCAAGATGCAGGACATATTGCCGTTTTAATTATCGGGGATTTTACTGCCCAAATTGGTGATCCCACAGGCAAATCCGAAGCCCGTCCCAGACTTATCCCTGATGAAGTAACTCACAATGCCCAAACCTATTTAGAGCAGGCAAAAAAAGTTTTAGATTTTAGTAGCGATCGCCTAGAACTTAGATATAACAGTGATTGGCTAGGCAAACTTAATCTCCAAGATATTACAACTCTGCTCTCTAGCATGACCGTAGGACAGATGTTGGCAAAGGAAGGATTTGCAGAAAGATATGAAAAAGGAACTCCGATTTATCTCCATGAATTTCTCTATCCGTTGATGCAAGGCTATGATTCCGTAGCGATCGCCTCCGATGTGGAACTAGGTGGAACTGACCAAAAATTTAATATCCTTGTCGGTCGTGATCTGCAAATTAAAGAACACAAACAAGGACAATTGGGGATGTTACTGCCATTATTAGTAGGCTTAGATGGCGTCCAGAAAATGTCCAAATCCCTAGATAACTATGTGGGATTAACCGAAGACCCTTTATCCATGTATTCCAAGCTGGAAAAAGTGCCAGACGCTTTAGTTAAAAGTTACTTTGAGTTACTAACTGATATTGATATAACTTCCCTATCCTCTAACCCTAGGGAAAATCAGAAAAAACTTGCTTTAACCATAGTTAGTCAATATCACAGTCTCGAAGTGGCTCTCCAAGCTCAACAGGATGCCGAAAAAATAGTCCTTGCCGGCAATACCACAGACCTAGGCGAAATTCCTGAATTTGCTCTTGATCGCATCACATTCCCCGTTCCTTTGTTTTATCTTCTCAAAGTCAGTAATTTGTGCAAAAGTAATAGTGAAAGCCTTAGCCAGATTAATAATGGTGCCGTGCGCTTAGCTGGTCAAAAAATCCAAAATCCTGAATTTAGTTTTAGCTCCGCCCAAGAGTTAACAGGAAAAGTTCTACAGGTGGGGAAAAAGAAGTTTTTACGTTTAATTTAA
- the trpB gene encoding tryptophan synthase subunit beta, giving the protein MTITPLAPTSKPATEILGSRPDRLGRFGKFGGKYVPETLMSALSELEIAAKHYQQDPDFIKELDGYLKDYVGRPSPLYLAERLTAHYGTAQIYLKREDLNHTGAHKINNALAQALLAVRMGKKRIIAETGAGQHGVATATVCARFGLECVIYMGVHDMERQALNVFRMRLMGATVSPVASGTGTLKDATSEAIRDWVTNVETTHYILGSVAGPHPYPMLVRDFHAVIGRETRQQCWEKWQGLPNILIACVGGGSNAMGLFHEFVDESTVRLIGIEAAGQGVNTDMHAATLTQGRVGVLHGAMSYLLQDQDGQVQEAHSISAGLDYPGVGPEHSYLKDLGRAEYYSVTDREALDAFQRLSKLEGIIPALETAHAIAYLETLMPQLSSDLKVVLNCSGRGDKDVQTVINAI; this is encoded by the coding sequence ATGACCATAACCCCTCTTGCTCCTACCTCCAAACCAGCAACCGAGATATTAGGAAGTCGCCCTGATCGCTTAGGCAGATTTGGCAAATTTGGTGGTAAATATGTACCTGAAACCCTGATGAGTGCTCTCAGTGAGTTAGAAATAGCAGCTAAGCATTATCAACAAGACCCCGATTTTATCAAAGAGCTAGATGGTTATTTAAAGGATTATGTGGGCAGACCTAGCCCCTTATATTTAGCAGAACGCCTAACGGCTCACTACGGTACGGCTCAGATTTATCTCAAACGAGAAGACCTGAATCACACAGGCGCACATAAAATTAATAATGCCCTCGCTCAGGCTCTTTTAGCAGTCAGAATGGGAAAAAAGCGGATCATTGCTGAAACAGGGGCGGGACAGCATGGCGTAGCAACAGCAACGGTTTGCGCTAGATTTGGACTAGAGTGCGTGATCTACATGGGTGTCCATGACATGGAGCGTCAGGCATTAAATGTCTTTAGAATGCGCTTAATGGGAGCAACGGTATCACCTGTGGCATCAGGAACTGGTACCCTTAAGGATGCAACCTCGGAAGCAATTCGAGATTGGGTTACTAACGTAGAAACCACCCACTATATTCTTGGCTCAGTGGCAGGACCTCATCCCTATCCGATGCTAGTTCGTGATTTCCATGCTGTAATTGGTCGAGAAACCCGTCAGCAATGTTGGGAAAAATGGCAGGGCTTACCTAATATATTGATTGCCTGTGTGGGCGGTGGCTCTAATGCTATGGGCTTGTTCCATGAATTTGTGGATGAGTCTACGGTGAGATTAATCGGTATTGAGGCAGCAGGACAGGGGGTAAACACAGATATGCACGCTGCAACTTTAACCCAAGGTCGAGTTGGGGTTCTGCATGGAGCAATGAGCTATTTACTGCAAGATCAAGATGGTCAAGTCCAAGAGGCACATTCGATTAGTGCAGGCTTAGATTATCCGGGCGTGGGACCAGAACATAGTTATCTCAAGGACTTAGGTCGGGCTGAGTATTACAGTGTTACCGATCGTGAGGCACTAGATGCTTTTCAGCGTTTATCTAAGTTAGAAGGAATTATTCCTGCCCTAGAAACTGCCCATGCGATCGCCTACCTAGAGACTCTAATGCCGCAGTTAAGTTCTGATCTTAAGGTGGTACTTAATTGTTCAGGGCGAGGAGATAAGGATGTCCAAACTGTAATTAATGCCATTTAA
- a CDS encoding sulfate/molybdate ABC transporter ATP-binding protein, with product MGIIVDNISKRFGNFQALDQVSVEVKTGSLVALLGPSGSGKSTLLRMIAGLEVPDQGRIILTGEDATFQDVQDRNIGFVFQHYALFKHLTVRKNIAFGMEIRKVAKNIIKAKVDELLDLVQLKGLGDRYPNQLSGGQRQRVALARALAVEPKVLLLDEPFGALDAKVRKELRAWLRRLHDEVHVTSVFVTHDQEEAMEVSDEIVIMNHGRVEQIGTPQEIYDRPATAFVMSFIGPVNIVAPNGTQDQVFIRPQDILIELTPQPNSLPARINRLIHLGWEIQVELVLGDGQVLMAHLTRDQFDILNLQPQQQVFVESRDTKSFPLSYSI from the coding sequence GTGGGTATAATTGTTGACAACATTTCAAAGCGATTTGGTAATTTTCAAGCATTAGATCAAGTCAGTGTTGAAGTTAAAACTGGTTCCCTAGTTGCACTTTTAGGACCATCAGGATCGGGTAAATCAACTCTACTCCGCATGATTGCAGGGTTAGAAGTTCCAGATCAAGGCAGAATTATTCTCACGGGTGAAGATGCTACCTTTCAAGATGTTCAAGATCGCAACATTGGTTTTGTTTTTCAGCATTATGCTCTGTTTAAGCACTTAACGGTGCGCAAAAATATTGCCTTTGGGATGGAAATTCGTAAGGTTGCCAAGAATATCATTAAAGCCAAAGTTGATGAATTATTAGATTTAGTGCAGTTAAAAGGACTGGGTGATCGCTATCCCAACCAACTCTCAGGTGGACAGAGACAAAGAGTCGCATTGGCTAGAGCTTTAGCTGTAGAGCCCAAGGTTTTGCTTTTAGATGAACCCTTTGGAGCATTAGATGCCAAAGTTCGCAAAGAATTACGGGCATGGTTACGACGACTGCATGATGAAGTTCACGTTACTAGTGTCTTTGTCACCCATGATCAAGAAGAAGCAATGGAAGTTTCTGATGAAATTGTGATCATGAACCACGGCAGAGTAGAACAAATTGGCACACCTCAGGAAATTTATGATCGCCCCGCCACCGCCTTTGTCATGAGCTTTATTGGACCTGTAAATATTGTGGCTCCCAACGGCACTCAAGATCAAGTATTCATCCGTCCCCAAGACATTTTAATTGAGTTAACACCCCAACCTAATTCTCTGCCAGCAAGGATTAATCGCCTAATTCATCTGGGCTGGGAAATTCAAGTTGAACTGGTTTTAGGAGATGGACAGGTATTAATGGCACATTTAACCCGTGATCAGTTTGACATCTTAAACCTGCAACCACAGCAACAGGTGTTTGTTGAATCGAGGGATACCAAGTCTTTCCCGCTTAGTTATTCTATTTAA
- a CDS encoding histidine triad nucleotide-binding protein, whose protein sequence is MTTDTIFSRIIRKEIPADIVYEDDLALAFRDITPQAPVHILVIPKQAIAKISDAQPEDQALLGHLLLVSAKVAKAEGLENGFRLVINNGDDGGQTVYHLHIHILGKRFMQWPPG, encoded by the coding sequence ATGACCACAGACACAATTTTCAGTAGGATCATCAGAAAAGAAATTCCCGCAGATATAGTCTATGAAGATGATTTGGCTTTGGCATTTCGGGATATTACTCCCCAAGCTCCTGTGCATATTTTAGTAATTCCGAAACAGGCGATCGCCAAAATTAGTGATGCCCAACCTGAAGATCAAGCTCTTTTAGGACATTTATTATTAGTGAGTGCAAAAGTGGCAAAGGCAGAGGGTTTGGAAAATGGCTTTCGGCTAGTAATTAATAACGGTGATGATGGCGGGCAAACTGTTTATCATTTACATATTCATATTCTGGGCAAACGCTTTATGCAATGGCCCCCCGGTTAA
- a CDS encoding DUF362 domain-containing protein, with amino-acid sequence MKPTVSLLSASSYELESLQIALEQLLEPLGGMANIVKAGDRVLLKPNLLTGSRPTKECTTRPEIIYCVAKMVQAVGGKPFLGDSPAFGTAKGVAKANGLIAIAEELNIPIVEFHGQRYQTESDFQHLRLSKEAMDADVVINLPKVKSHVQLTVTMGVKNLFGCVPGKMKAWWHLEAGKDVGKFARMLVATAEAIAPSLTIMDGIIGHEGNGPSNGEPKYIGMLAASTDVFALDRVVIEVLGVNPELVPTLRVGKYQNLNQIAIAGTSIQNLQIHDWQLPTTIIPIDFGFPRVVKSTFRHLYIKFIKEPMATYAKS; translated from the coding sequence ATGAAACCTACTGTTAGCCTGTTGTCTGCCTCTAGTTATGAATTAGAGTCCTTGCAAATCGCTTTAGAGCAATTATTGGAACCGCTCGGTGGCATGGCGAATATTGTTAAAGCTGGCGATCGGGTGCTATTAAAACCCAACTTGCTCACTGGTTCCCGACCCACAAAGGAATGTACAACCCGTCCCGAAATTATTTATTGTGTGGCAAAAATGGTACAAGCAGTAGGAGGTAAGCCTTTCTTAGGAGATAGCCCCGCCTTTGGAACTGCTAAAGGAGTCGCCAAGGCAAATGGTTTAATAGCGATCGCTGAAGAGTTAAATATTCCCATTGTTGAATTTCATGGACAGCGTTACCAAACCGAAAGTGATTTTCAGCACCTGCGCCTAAGTAAAGAAGCAATGGATGCCGATGTTGTGATTAACTTACCCAAGGTTAAATCCCATGTGCAGTTAACCGTAACGATGGGGGTCAAAAATCTATTTGGATGTGTACCGGGAAAAATGAAAGCTTGGTGGCACCTTGAAGCAGGTAAAGATGTTGGTAAATTTGCACGGATGTTAGTGGCAACTGCTGAGGCGATCGCACCATCGTTAACAATTATGGATGGCATTATTGGGCATGAAGGCAATGGACCTAGTAATGGTGAACCTAAATACATCGGAATGCTGGCTGCTTCAACGGACGTATTTGCCTTAGATCGTGTGGTAATCGAAGTTTTAGGGGTTAATCCCGAACTTGTGCCGACCCTGCGAGTGGGTAAGTATCAAAATCTCAATCAAATTGCGATCGCTGGCACATCAATTCAAAATCTGCAAATTCATGATTGGCAACTACCTACAACTATTATTCCCATTGACTTTGGCTTTCCACGGGTTGTTAAATCCACCTTCAGACACTTATATATCAAGTTTATTAAGGAACCAATGGCAACCTATGCTAAAAGCTAG
- a CDS encoding NADP-dependent glyceraldehyde-3-phosphate dehydrogenase, whose amino-acid sequence MKLDQIQSIFPDEATIPPEFQLGTPITQREYLINGELRYWQGDLQQARSPIYVKTAAGLSSKIIGEFPSLTARESLQALDAAVNAYNSGRGVWPTMSVAQRIEHIQEFTYRMGEKRTEIVKLLMWEIGKSYQDSAKEFDRTIDYIGATIDALKDLDRASSRFVIEEGIIGQIRRSPLGVALCMGPCNYPLNETFSIFIPALIMGNTVVFKPPRPGVMLYYPLLEAFRDCFPPGVVNTVYGQGSVIIPPLMPTGKVDILGFIGSSRAANDLKKLHPRLHRLRCALGLEAKNPGVVLADADLELAVKECLLGTLSYNGQRCTALKILFVHRDIVDAFLEKFTDGVQKLKCGMPWEKGVAITPLPEGKTKYFTELVEDAKSHGAEVINEDGGAVNETFFYPAVLYPANENMKLYREEQFGPVIPIIPFDDLETPIQYIVNSDYGQQVSIFGTDADLIASLVDPLVNQVCRVNINSQCQRGPDSFPFNGRKDSAEGTLSVSDALRAFSIRTIVAAKDATANKAMISNIVRGHKSNFLSTNFIL is encoded by the coding sequence ATGAAGTTAGATCAAATTCAATCAATATTTCCAGACGAAGCAACTATTCCTCCTGAATTTCAGCTTGGTACACCGATTACCCAAAGAGAATACCTGATTAATGGTGAACTCCGCTATTGGCAGGGCGATTTACAGCAAGCCCGATCACCTATTTATGTTAAAACCGCCGCAGGACTATCATCAAAAATTATTGGCGAGTTTCCTTCCCTAACCGCAAGAGAGTCACTACAAGCCTTAGATGCTGCTGTTAATGCCTACAATTCAGGTCGAGGGGTTTGGCCCACCATGTCCGTAGCGCAGAGAATCGAGCATATTCAAGAGTTTACCTATCGCATGGGTGAAAAAAGAACGGAAATTGTCAAATTATTAATGTGGGAAATTGGTAAGTCCTATCAGGATTCAGCCAAGGAATTTGATCGAACCATTGATTATATAGGTGCCACCATCGATGCCCTTAAGGATTTAGACAGAGCGTCGTCACGGTTTGTGATTGAAGAGGGAATTATTGGACAAATTCGGCGATCGCCCCTAGGCGTAGCTTTATGTATGGGTCCTTGCAACTATCCCCTGAATGAAACCTTTAGTATTTTTATTCCTGCCTTAATCATGGGCAACACGGTGGTATTCAAGCCACCCAGACCTGGGGTCATGCTTTACTATCCTTTATTAGAAGCTTTTCGGGATTGTTTCCCCCCCGGTGTAGTCAATACAGTTTATGGACAGGGCAGTGTGATCATTCCGCCACTTATGCCTACGGGTAAAGTTGATATTCTCGGATTTATTGGTTCGAGTCGAGCCGCAAATGACCTAAAAAAGCTGCATCCCCGTTTACACCGCCTCCGTTGCGCCTTGGGTTTAGAAGCTAAAAATCCTGGTGTGGTTCTAGCAGATGCCGATTTAGAGCTAGCGGTCAAGGAATGTCTGCTAGGTACTCTTTCTTATAATGGACAACGATGTACAGCCTTAAAAATCCTATTTGTGCACCGAGATATTGTCGATGCGTTCCTAGAAAAATTTACCGATGGTGTGCAGAAGCTCAAATGTGGAATGCCGTGGGAGAAGGGGGTAGCAATTACGCCTTTACCAGAGGGTAAGACTAAGTATTTTACAGAACTGGTGGAAGATGCTAAGTCTCATGGGGCTGAGGTCATTAATGAAGATGGTGGAGCCGTGAATGAAACCTTTTTCTATCCTGCGGTGCTGTATCCCGCCAATGAAAATATGAAGCTATACCGAGAAGAGCAGTTTGGTCCAGTTATTCCCATTATTCCCTTTGATGATTTAGAGACCCCAATTCAATACATTGTTAATTCTGATTATGGTCAGCAGGTGAGTATTTTTGGTACCGATGCTGATTTAATTGCGAGCTTAGTTGATCCTTTGGTTAATCAAGTCTGTCGAGTTAATATTAATAGCCAATGTCAGAGGGGACCAGATAGTTTTCCCTTTAATGGTAGGAAAGATTCGGCTGAAGGAACTCTATCCGTAAGTGATGCTCTAAGAGCTTTTTCCATTCGGACGATTGTGGCAGCCAAAGATGCAACGGCAAATAAGGCAATGATCTCAAATATTGTCAGGGGACACAAGTCTAATTTCTTATCCACTAATTTTATTTTGTAG